The following is a genomic window from Pedobacter sp. KBS0701.
GAGTTGCACCACGCTACACTGGCATTTGGTATATGAATTTGCCTTGCACTCTATAGCATTGTTGCATCGCTCACAAGGAATGATTTCGTGCTTGCTATGTTTCAAGGTTGAAGGCATAAGGGGGTAAGGTTTAAGGTGAAACCTATTATGATGCAAAAGTAAGAACAAAAAATAAGGTTTTGAGCGTTTGCCCAAAACCTTACTTAATTTTGAATATTTAATCGGCAAGCAAGCCTTAAACCTTCCGCCTTCCTACCCTCTACCTTATCCAGAGCAGCTGATACAGCCTTCTTCCATTGAACAAACTGGTCCGTCAACGATTTCTTCTGCCACCTGATCTTGTGTCATTTGAGCAGGAATAACCGCTTCAATTGCCTTACCACCCTGGTTTTCTACTGTAAATTTAACCGCTTGCGAAGCTGCTTGTGTACGCAGGTAATACATACCGGTTTTTAAACCTTTCTCCCATGCATAGAAATGCATCGAAGTTAATTTTGAAGTATTAGGTGCGTTTACGAACAAGTTTAATGA
Proteins encoded in this region:
- a CDS encoding cysteine-rich CWC family protein, which produces MPSTLKHSKHEIIPCERCNNAIECKANSYTKCQCSVVQLSINEVQYISELYDGCLCAKCLFELQLEYREEIGI